In Burkholderiales bacterium, the following proteins share a genomic window:
- a CDS encoding DUF3426 domain-containing protein, with the protein MSGMHTTCPSCQTVFRISVEQLQVRDGKVRCGKCAFVFNAYDTLVTPIETVSLIAPPEEADLEEEAEHITLKPAPPSMAEPITGSFPLPTDEQIQRETEEINRSIAESEQLENQRPPRRRGEGKGERPRLEITPELKEKLHNLQVELSSQERRARLKRLAWAAGSLLLIALLAAQVAYFRRDWLAAHYPASRPALEAFCRLLGCRIEPLAEVERIRLEASELTNDPERPGGVVLAASLRNLAPWPQRYPHLELTLTDSSGRPVARRHFAPRDYLAKESRLEEGFPANGELAIRLPLELVGIDAVGYRLLVYYPKDSG; encoded by the coding sequence ATGAGTGGCATGCACACCACCTGTCCTTCCTGCCAGACGGTATTCCGCATCAGCGTCGAGCAGCTTCAGGTGCGGGATGGCAAGGTGCGTTGCGGCAAGTGCGCCTTCGTCTTCAATGCCTATGACACCCTGGTCACGCCCATCGAGACGGTGAGCCTCATCGCCCCACCGGAGGAGGCAGACCTCGAGGAGGAAGCGGAGCACATCACCCTTAAGCCGGCGCCCCCCAGCATGGCCGAGCCCATCACCGGCTCCTTCCCCCTGCCCACGGACGAACAAATCCAGCGGGAGACGGAGGAGATCAACCGCAGCATCGCCGAATCGGAGCAGCTCGAAAACCAGCGACCCCCGCGACGCCGGGGGGAAGGCAAAGGCGAGCGCCCCCGGCTCGAGATCACGCCGGAGCTTAAGGAAAAACTGCACAACCTCCAGGTGGAACTCTCCAGCCAGGAGCGCCGGGCGCGGCTCAAACGTCTGGCCTGGGCGGCGGGGAGTCTCCTGCTCATCGCTTTGCTCGCCGCACAAGTTGCCTATTTCCGCCGCGATTGGCTGGCGGCCCATTACCCCGCAAGCCGGCCGGCGCTGGAAGCCTTCTGCCGCCTGCTGGGCTGCCGCATCGAGCCGCTCGCCGAGGTGGAGCGCATCCGCCTGGAAGCTTCAGAACTCACCAACGATCCCGAACGGCCTGGCGGCGTGGTGCTGGCCGCCAGTCTGCGCAACCTCGCCCCCTGGCCCCAGCGCTATCCCCATCTGGAACTCACCCTCACCGACAGCAGCGGCCGCCCTGTGGCGCGCAGACACTTTGCGCCGCGGGATTACCTGGCGAAAGAAAGCCGCCTCGAAGAGGGCTTCCCGGCCAACGGCGAGCTTGCCATCCGGCTGCCCCTGGAACTGGTGGGCATCGATGCGGTGGGTTACAGACTGCTGGTCTATTACCCCAAAGATTCCGGCTGA
- a CDS encoding DUF255 domain-containing protein: MRLFLLLLFLISGGTAAEPLVNQLRHHPSPYLALHGSDPTAWQDWNAQAVERARRENKLLFVSVGYFSCHWCHVMQRESYRNPEIAAFLNAHFIPVKVDREIHPALDAELQAFAEATRGQSGWPLNVFITPEGYPLLALLYAPPEEFLQVLKRLSVRWEQEGPQLARMAREAALPAPPPLKVEAQFAPRIGALYGKRLVEEALAQADVFRGGFGTANKFPHAPQLAALLERLQREPDARLSDFLRLTLDEMARLGLRDHLAGGFFRYTVDPDWHIPHFEKMLYDNAQLARLYLTAAQVLGRPQYRAVAEETLDFMLAWLRDPSGAFITSTSAVDEAGREGGVYLWQREELEKLLGAEDFAMLRRFWGLDEPPLLEGGYLPLLRVAPSREEAVRLAAIHQRLKEARLARRLPRDEKLLASLNGLALTALSQAARELPRFRPAARALRDFVVDRFITPEGLIKGVAAGKPLGPAELEDYAYVAEGLLAFAALEDLGDRERARRLVEEAWEKFHGPQGWTLTVAPLLARPYYQRIVADGPTPSPSAVLIRTSWQLGGKALRTRALQGLNVGYEILDQGVFWYATQVATMGALQ; encoded by the coding sequence ATGCGCCTTTTTCTCCTGCTGCTTTTCCTCATTTCCGGGGGCACGGCCGCCGAACCCCTGGTCAACCAGCTTCGCCACCATCCTTCCCCCTATCTGGCCTTGCATGGGAGTGACCCCACCGCCTGGCAGGACTGGAACGCGCAAGCGGTGGAACGGGCGCGGCGGGAGAACAAACTGCTCTTCGTCTCGGTGGGTTATTTCTCCTGCCACTGGTGCCATGTCATGCAGCGGGAGAGCTACCGCAATCCCGAAATCGCCGCCTTCCTCAACGCCCATTTCATCCCGGTCAAGGTGGATCGGGAAATCCATCCGGCTTTGGATGCGGAACTGCAGGCCTTTGCCGAAGCCACCCGGGGACAGTCCGGCTGGCCCCTCAATGTCTTCATCACGCCGGAAGGCTATCCCCTGCTTGCCCTGCTTTACGCGCCGCCGGAGGAATTCCTGCAGGTGCTCAAGCGTCTGAGCGTCCGCTGGGAGCAGGAGGGGCCGCAGCTTGCCCGGATGGCCCGCGAAGCCGCGCTGCCCGCCCCGCCGCCGCTGAAGGTGGAAGCGCAGTTTGCGCCCCGCATCGGCGCCCTCTATGGCAAGCGCCTTGTCGAGGAGGCCCTGGCGCAGGCGGATGTGTTCCGCGGCGGCTTCGGTACCGCCAACAAATTCCCCCATGCGCCGCAACTGGCCGCCCTCCTGGAAAGGCTGCAACGGGAACCGGATGCGCGACTGTCTGACTTCCTCCGCCTGACCCTGGACGAAATGGCGCGGCTGGGCCTGCGGGATCACCTAGCGGGCGGCTTTTTCCGTTACACCGTGGACCCCGACTGGCACATCCCCCACTTCGAGAAAATGCTCTACGACAATGCGCAGCTTGCGCGGCTGTACCTCACCGCGGCGCAGGTGCTGGGTCGGCCGCAATACCGGGCGGTGGCGGAAGAGACCCTGGATTTCATGCTGGCGTGGCTGCGCGATCCCTCGGGGGCCTTCATCACCAGCACCTCTGCGGTGGACGAAGCGGGACGGGAGGGGGGCGTCTACCTCTGGCAGCGGGAGGAGCTGGAAAAGCTTTTGGGTGCCGAGGATTTCGCCATGCTCCGCCGCTTCTGGGGGCTCGATGAGCCTCCCCTGTTGGAGGGAGGATACCTTCCCCTGCTGCGGGTCGCTCCCAGCCGTGAGGAGGCGGTGCGGCTTGCCGCCATCCACCAGCGCCTCAAGGAGGCGCGGCTTGCGCGTAGACTTCCGCGGGATGAAAAACTTCTGGCAAGCCTCAATGGGCTTGCCCTGACGGCGCTATCCCAGGCCGCCCGGGAGCTACCCCGTTTCCGGCCCGCGGCGCGGGCGCTGCGGGATTTTGTCGTGGACCGTTTCATCACCCCCGAGGGCCTCATCAAGGGGGTGGCCGCCGGCAAGCCTCTGGGCCCGGCGGAGCTCGAGGACTACGCCTATGTGGCGGAGGGGTTGCTCGCCTTCGCCGCCCTTGAGGACCTGGGCGACCGCGAACGGGCGCGGCGGCTGGTGGAAGAGGCGTGGGAGAAATTCCATGGCCCGCAGGGCTGGACCCTGACCGTTGCGCCTTTGCTTGCGCGGCCCTATTACCAGCGCATCGTGGCCGACGGCCCCACGCCTTCCCCTTCCGCGGTGCTCATCCGAACGAGTTGGCAGCTGGGGGGCAAAGCCCTGCGCACCCGCGCCCTGCAAGGCCTCAACGTGGGTTACGAGATCCTGGACCAGGGCGTGTTCTGGTATGCCACGCAGGTGGCCACCATGGGTGCCCTCCAGTGA
- the tatC gene encoding twin-arginine translocase subunit TatC translates to MTEQSFIAHLLELRDRLLRMVLAVLVIFLVLFFYPGANTLYTLLAKPLLASLPKGGQMIATEVTTPFFVPMKVTAMAAFLVALPYILYQIWAFVAPGLYAHEKRFALPLLVTSTLLFFVGMAFAYFLVFPVVFGFITKVAPEGVAVMTDIGKYLDFVITLFIAFGITFEVPVAVVLLVKIGLVSVEKLREARPYVVVGAFVVGAIFTPPDVISQFMLAVPLWLLYELGILVAHLLARPAPEEEPYRPLSESELDAELDRIEAEQKREG, encoded by the coding sequence ATGACCGAACAGAGTTTCATCGCCCACCTGCTGGAACTGCGCGACCGGCTGTTGCGCATGGTGCTGGCGGTGCTGGTGATCTTCCTCGTCCTTTTTTTCTACCCCGGCGCCAACACCCTTTACACGCTGCTTGCCAAGCCCCTTCTCGCCAGCCTGCCCAAGGGCGGGCAGATGATCGCCACTGAGGTCACCACCCCCTTCTTCGTCCCCATGAAGGTGACGGCGATGGCGGCCTTTCTCGTGGCGCTGCCTTATATCCTCTACCAGATCTGGGCTTTCGTGGCGCCGGGACTCTATGCCCACGAGAAGCGCTTCGCGCTGCCGCTTTTGGTGACCAGCACCCTCCTTTTCTTCGTCGGCATGGCGTTTGCCTATTTCCTGGTCTTCCCCGTGGTGTTCGGCTTCATCACCAAGGTCGCCCCCGAGGGGGTGGCGGTGATGACGGATATCGGCAAGTACCTGGATTTCGTCATCACCCTTTTCATCGCTTTCGGCATCACCTTCGAGGTGCCGGTGGCGGTGGTGCTTTTGGTGAAAATCGGTCTCGTCAGTGTGGAGAAACTGCGGGAGGCCCGTCCCTACGTGGTGGTGGGCGCTTTCGTGGTGGGGGCCATCTTCACCCCGCCGGATGTCATCTCCCAGTTCATGCTGGCGGTGCCCCTGTGGCTGCTCTACGAGCTGGGTATTCTCGTGGCCCACCTGCTGGCGCGCCCCGCTCCGGAGGAGGAGCCCTACCGGCCCCTTTCCGAATCGGAGCTGGATGCGGAACTGGACCGCATCGAGGCGGAACAAAAGCGGGAAGGCTGA
- the tatB gene encoding Sec-independent protein translocase protein TatB, with protein MFDVGFSELLVIGVVALIVLGPERLPKVARTAGHLFGRFQRYVSEVKAEIRREMHNEEIMKLQTSLKEAKETLTGVEQSIRQEMGETGALLKAVPEEVGSLEFVEEPKPVEVSRTVPAEGENASPPGPSPQLELPLPSRDGEVPPPAARS; from the coding sequence ATGTTCGACGTTGGCTTTTCCGAGCTCCTCGTCATCGGCGTGGTGGCCCTGATCGTGCTCGGGCCGGAACGCCTGCCCAAGGTGGCCCGCACTGCCGGGCATCTTTTCGGCCGCTTCCAGCGCTATGTCTCGGAGGTCAAGGCGGAAATCCGGCGGGAGATGCACAACGAGGAAATCATGAAGCTGCAAACCAGCCTCAAGGAGGCCAAGGAGACCCTGACCGGGGTGGAGCAGAGCATCCGGCAGGAAATGGGGGAGACGGGCGCCCTCTTGAAGGCCGTGCCCGAAGAGGTGGGCAGTCTGGAATTCGTCGAGGAGCCGAAGCCGGTGGAGGTTTCACGAACGGTGCCGGCGGAAGGGGAGAATGCTTCCCCGCCCGGGCCCAGTCCCCAGCTGGAGCTGCCGCTGCCATCTCGTGACGGCGAGGTTCCGCCCCCCGCGGCCCGGTCATGA
- the tatA gene encoding Sec-independent protein translocase subunit TatA, translated as MGSFSIWHWLIVLAIVLLVFGTKKLRNLGADLGGAVKGFRDAMKEGAAEAPKQVEAKPAGQTVEGEVKDKSQGA; from the coding sequence ATGGGTTCTTTCAGCATCTGGCACTGGCTCATCGTCCTGGCCATCGTCCTTCTGGTGTTCGGCACGAAGAAACTGCGCAACCTGGGGGCGGATCTGGGCGGCGCGGTGAAGGGCTTTCGGGATGCCATGAAGGAAGGCGCCGCCGAGGCCCCGAAACAGGTGGAAGCCAAGCCCGCGGGGCAGACCGTTGAGGGTGAGGTGAAGGATAAAAGCCAGGGCGCGTAG
- a CDS encoding histidine triad nucleotide-binding protein, producing the protein MENCIFCKIVRGELPSRKAYEDEEVLVFHDIRPIAPVHLLLIPKAHVASLADCGPEHQALLGKLLLLAPRLAREHGLTDGFRTMINTGRGGGQEVFHLHLHVFGGGERIPKI; encoded by the coding sequence ATGGAAAACTGCATTTTCTGCAAGATCGTCCGCGGCGAACTGCCAAGCCGCAAGGCCTATGAAGACGAGGAGGTGCTCGTCTTCCACGACATCCGGCCCATCGCGCCGGTGCACCTGCTCCTGATTCCCAAGGCGCACGTGGCGAGTCTCGCCGACTGCGGCCCGGAACACCAGGCCCTCTTGGGCAAGCTGCTGCTTCTGGCGCCGCGCCTGGCCCGGGAGCATGGTCTCACTGACGGTTTTCGCACCATGATCAACACCGGGCGCGGCGGCGGGCAGGAGGTGTTCCACCTCCACCTCCACGTTTTCGGTGGTGGCGAGCGTATCCCCAAGATCTGA
- a CDS encoding phosphoribosyl-ATP diphosphatase, whose amino-acid sequence MNDILERLAATLEARKGADPETSYVAKLYARGLDAILKKVGEEAAETLIAAKGNDKGQLVHEVADLWFHTLVLLASQGLGPKDVLAELARREGVSGLAEKAARQK is encoded by the coding sequence ATGAACGACATCCTGGAGAGACTTGCCGCCACCCTGGAAGCGCGCAAAGGGGCCGATCCCGAAACCTCCTACGTGGCCAAACTCTACGCCAGGGGGCTGGATGCCATCCTCAAGAAAGTGGGCGAGGAGGCCGCCGAGACCCTGATTGCGGCCAAGGGCAATGACAAGGGGCAGCTCGTGCACGAGGTGGCGGATTTGTGGTTCCATACCCTGGTCCTTTTGGCGAGTCAGGGACTGGGGCCTAAGGATGTGCTCGCCGAACTCGCCCGCCGGGAAGGCGTCTCCGGCCTTGCGGAGAAAGCGGCCCGGCAAAAGTAG
- the hisI gene encoding phosphoribosyl-AMP cyclohydrolase, whose translation MTDWLDGVRFTEEGLVPVIAQEAGTGDVLMFAWMNREALRQTVATGEAVYWSRSRGRLWHKGEESGHVQKVKDIRLDCDGDVILLTVEQVGGIACHTGRHSCFYRRLEGDHWAEALPVLKDPAEIYRR comes from the coding sequence ATGACAGACTGGCTTGACGGAGTCCGTTTCACCGAAGAGGGACTAGTGCCGGTGATTGCCCAGGAGGCAGGCACGGGGGATGTGCTGATGTTTGCCTGGATGAACCGCGAAGCCCTGCGGCAGACGGTGGCCACGGGTGAGGCCGTGTACTGGTCCCGCTCCCGCGGCCGGCTGTGGCACAAGGGCGAGGAATCGGGCCATGTGCAGAAGGTGAAGGACATCCGCCTCGATTGCGATGGCGACGTGATCCTGCTCACCGTGGAACAGGTCGGGGGCATCGCCTGCCATACCGGGCGGCACAGTTGTTTTTACCGGCGGCTTGAAGGGGACCACTGGGCCGAGGCCCTGCCCGTCCTCAAGGACCCGGCGGAGATTTATCGCCGATGA
- the hisF gene encoding imidazole glycerol phosphate synthase subunit HisF, translating to MALAKRIIPCLDVTAGRVVKGVNFVNLQDAGDPVEIARRYDEQGADELTFLDITASADQRDILLSVVEAVASQVFIPLTVGGGVRSVEDVRRLLHAGADKVSMNTSAVQNPALVGEAAARFGNQCIVVAIDAKAVAPGRWEVFTHGGRRPTGRDAVAWAKEVEALGAGEILLTSMDRDGTRQGFDLALTRTVADAVDIPVIASGGVGNLDHLVAGILEGHADAVLAASIFHFGEYTIRQAKEHLARHGIEVRL from the coding sequence ATGGCCCTTGCCAAACGCATCATTCCCTGCCTTGATGTCACCGCCGGTCGTGTGGTGAAAGGGGTCAATTTCGTCAACCTCCAGGACGCAGGGGATCCGGTGGAGATTGCCCGTCGTTACGACGAGCAGGGGGCGGACGAGCTCACCTTCCTCGACATCACCGCAAGCGCCGATCAACGGGACATCCTCCTTTCCGTGGTGGAGGCGGTGGCCTCACAGGTTTTCATCCCCCTCACCGTGGGCGGCGGGGTGCGGTCAGTGGAAGACGTGCGCCGGCTGCTCCACGCCGGCGCCGACAAGGTGTCCATGAACACCTCGGCGGTGCAGAACCCGGCGCTGGTGGGCGAGGCGGCGGCCCGTTTCGGCAACCAGTGCATCGTCGTCGCCATCGACGCCAAAGCGGTGGCGCCGGGACGGTGGGAGGTCTTCACCCATGGGGGGCGCCGGCCCACCGGTCGCGACGCGGTGGCCTGGGCCAAGGAGGTGGAGGCCCTCGGTGCGGGCGAGATTTTGCTCACCTCCATGGACCGGGATGGCACCCGGCAGGGCTTCGACCTCGCCCTCACCCGGACCGTGGCCGATGCGGTGGACATTCCCGTCATCGCCAGCGGTGGCGTGGGCAATCTGGATCATCTGGTGGCGGGCATCCTGGAAGGCCATGCCGACGCGGTGCTCGCCGCCAGCATTTTCCATTTCGGCGAATACACCATTCGCCAGGCCAAGGAACACCTCGCCCGCCACGGGATCGAAGTCCGGCTCTGA